One genomic segment of Desulfonatronum thiodismutans includes these proteins:
- a CDS encoding ABC transporter permease, with protein MRIWMFMVLGLAALVAAPILVIMAHLFVPSLEVWQHLATTVLPRYVGNSLGLMLGVGVGTLVLGVSTAWLVSMTSFPWRRFFEWSLIIPLAIPAYVIAFTYTGLLEYGGPVQTLLRETFGWRSAADYWFPQIRSLPGAIVMMTLVFYPYVYMLSRAAFLEQSVCVLDASRTLGRGAWSTFFGVALPLARPAVAGGLALALMETLNDFGTVDFFAVDTFVTGIYRTWLGLGQPAIAAQLGAVLMFFILGLILLERWSRRGRVSHTTGYYRQLPRFQLSGISAGLAFTVCFLPVFFGFILPVGAMVIWTWQTWNFVDPRYLRMAGTSLSLAGISAVAAVGTAVLLAYGRRLVPGKVTGIAVQTASLGYAIPGAVIALGIMIPFAFLDNAVDNLARTLFGYSTGLLLTGTWTALIFAYVVRFLAVSTNTVEASLQKVTPNMDGAARTLGLSAGQTLRRVHGPIMRASLLSAGVLVFVDVMKELPATLMMRPFGLNTLAIRSYELASDGLLKESSSSSLAIVLAGIIPVILASLMIARSRPGQT; from the coding sequence TTGCGCATCTGGATGTTCATGGTTCTGGGCCTTGCCGCCCTTGTGGCCGCGCCGATCCTGGTGATTATGGCCCACCTGTTCGTTCCTTCATTGGAAGTGTGGCAACATTTGGCCACCACGGTCCTGCCCCGCTACGTGGGCAATTCCCTGGGTCTGATGCTTGGCGTGGGTGTGGGAACCCTTGTGCTGGGGGTGAGCACGGCCTGGCTGGTGAGCATGACCAGCTTCCCCTGGCGGCGTTTTTTCGAGTGGAGCCTGATCATCCCTCTGGCCATCCCGGCCTACGTCATTGCCTTCACCTATACCGGACTGCTGGAGTACGGCGGCCCGGTGCAGACCCTGCTGCGGGAAACCTTTGGCTGGCGGTCCGCGGCGGACTATTGGTTCCCTCAGATTCGTTCCCTGCCCGGGGCCATCGTGATGATGACCCTGGTCTTCTATCCTTACGTCTACATGCTCTCCCGGGCGGCTTTTCTGGAGCAGTCGGTCTGCGTCCTGGACGCCAGCCGGACCCTGGGCAGAGGTGCCTGGAGCACCTTTTTCGGCGTGGCCCTGCCCCTGGCCAGGCCCGCGGTCGCCGGGGGCCTGGCCCTGGCCCTGATGGAGACATTGAATGATTTCGGAACAGTGGATTTCTTCGCCGTGGACACGTTCGTCACGGGAATCTACCGGACCTGGCTGGGACTGGGACAGCCGGCCATCGCCGCCCAACTGGGCGCGGTGCTGATGTTCTTCATTCTGGGGCTGATTCTTCTGGAGCGCTGGTCCAGGCGGGGACGGGTCAGCCACACCACGGGCTACTACCGGCAACTGCCCCGGTTCCAGCTTTCCGGCATCTCCGCCGGGCTGGCCTTCACGGTCTGCTTTCTGCCGGTGTTCTTCGGATTCATTCTCCCGGTGGGCGCGATGGTTATCTGGACATGGCAAACCTGGAATTTCGTCGATCCGCGCTATCTGCGCATGGCCGGAACAAGCCTCTCCCTGGCCGGGATCAGCGCCGTAGCGGCGGTTGGGACCGCGGTCCTGCTGGCCTACGGTCGCAGGCTGGTTCCGGGCAAGGTCACCGGGATCGCCGTTCAAACGGCTTCCCTGGGCTACGCCATCCCCGGGGCGGTCATCGCCTTGGGCATCATGATCCCCTTCGCCTTTCTGGACAACGCCGTGGACAATCTGGCCCGCACGCTCTTCGGCTACTCCACGGGCCTGCTGCTTACCGGCACCTGGACCGCGCTGATCTTCGCCTACGTGGTCCGCTTCCTGGCCGTGTCCACCAATACCGTCGAAGCCAGCCTGCAAAAGGTCACGCCCAACATGGACGGCGCGGCCAGGACCCTGGGCCTGTCCGCCGGTCAGACCCTGCGCCGGGTGCACGGGCCGATCATGCGCGCCAGCCTGCTCAGCGCTGGAGTCCTGGTTTTCGTGGACGTAATGAAGGAACTGCCGGCCACCTTGATGATGCGCCCCTTTGGTTTGAACACCCTGGCCATCCGCTCCTACGAGCTGGCCTCGGACGGCCTGCTCAAGGAGTCGTCCAGCTCATCCCTGGCCATTGTCCTGGCCGGGATCATCCCCGTGATTCTGGCCAGCCTGATGATCGCCAGATCCAGACCCGGGCAGACGTAA